One part of the Anaeromyxobacter sp. Fw109-5 genome encodes these proteins:
- a CDS encoding cation:proton antiporter, with protein sequence MIDAVLLALLAGLMHTARTFSTGGAAPAGTSLGFGYLLLTAFLSGRIFSALRLPKLTGYIAAGVIVGPSVLGFLDEAVVENLQIVNGVAVSLIALTAGTELRIDRVRPLARTIGLTTALGVVGGALAIAATVFLLRGQLAFLGALPAFQAAAVALVLGVVLVAQSPAVVVALSDELRADGPVTRVVLGVVVLADLFVIVLFALVSAVAKAALGVAGGARAAVGHIGWELLGSIVAGFVLAALLAAYLRWVRRGATLFVLGAAFVVAEVGQRIGFDPLLVSLTAGVLVRNLTALGDELHELVAGASLPVYVIFFAVTGAKLHLSDVPPVAVPVLAIVAVRAAALLSAGRVGARLAGAPAEVARWAPFGLLPQAGVALALALLFARAFPEFGGEASAVALGVVAMNELVAPAVYRLALVRSGEAGRTRARATPAPSHERAVHHG encoded by the coding sequence GTGATCGACGCGGTGCTCCTCGCCTTGCTCGCCGGCCTGATGCACACGGCGCGCACGTTCTCGACCGGCGGCGCGGCGCCCGCCGGCACCTCGCTCGGCTTCGGCTACCTGCTGCTCACGGCCTTCCTCTCGGGCCGGATCTTCTCCGCGCTGCGGCTCCCCAAGCTGACCGGCTACATCGCCGCCGGAGTGATCGTGGGCCCCTCGGTGCTGGGGTTCCTCGACGAGGCCGTCGTCGAGAACCTCCAGATCGTGAACGGCGTGGCCGTCTCGCTCATCGCCCTCACCGCCGGCACGGAGCTGCGCATCGACCGCGTCCGCCCGCTCGCCCGCACCATCGGGCTCACCACCGCGCTGGGCGTCGTCGGCGGCGCCCTAGCGATCGCCGCGACGGTGTTCCTGCTGCGGGGCCAGCTCGCGTTCCTCGGCGCGCTCCCGGCCTTCCAGGCGGCGGCGGTGGCGCTCGTGCTCGGGGTCGTGCTCGTGGCGCAGTCACCCGCCGTGGTGGTCGCGCTCTCCGACGAGCTCCGCGCGGACGGCCCCGTCACGCGCGTCGTGCTCGGCGTGGTGGTCCTCGCCGACCTGTTCGTGATCGTGCTCTTCGCGCTCGTGTCGGCCGTCGCGAAGGCGGCGCTGGGGGTGGCGGGCGGCGCCCGCGCCGCCGTGGGGCACATCGGCTGGGAGCTGCTCGGCTCGATCGTGGCAGGGTTCGTGCTGGCCGCGCTGCTCGCCGCCTACCTGCGCTGGGTGCGACGCGGGGCGACGCTCTTCGTCCTCGGCGCCGCGTTCGTCGTCGCGGAGGTCGGGCAGCGGATCGGCTTCGACCCGCTCCTCGTGTCGCTCACCGCCGGCGTCCTGGTCCGGAACCTCACCGCGCTGGGGGACGAGCTCCACGAGCTCGTCGCGGGCGCCTCCCTGCCGGTGTACGTCATCTTCTTCGCGGTGACCGGCGCCAAGCTGCACCTCTCGGACGTCCCGCCCGTCGCCGTCCCGGTGCTCGCGATCGTGGCGGTCCGCGCGGCCGCGCTCCTCTCCGCCGGCCGCGTCGGGGCACGCCTCGCCGGGGCGCCGGCGGAGGTGGCGCGCTGGGCGCCGTTCGGGCTCCTGCCGCAGGCCGGGGTCGCCCTCGCGCTGGCGCTCCTCTTCGCGCGCGCCTTCCCGGAGTTCGGGGGAGAGGCCTCCGCGGTGGCGCTCGGCGTGGTGGCGATGAACGAGCTCGTGGCCCCGGCCGTGTATCGCCTCGCCCTGGTGCGGAGCGGCGAGGCCGGTCGCACCCGCGCGCGCGCGACCCCCGCGCCGTCGCACGAGCGCGCGGTGCACCACGGCTGA
- a CDS encoding ABC transporter substrate-binding protein: MTRFLALAVAALTLAGPARAQDVVRLGNLKFAHYGAVSYMKDHCGKFGLKVEEIVFPKGIDIFPAIVKGEVDLAASAADAAIANRAGGGRIYVVAGFAKGGARLVAATDAPIKSVADLKGKKVGVARGGAQELLLLAELAKHGLTWSDKPGKDVLLVYLPFADLNQALMQKQVDAMCQSEPQSSQAINKGFGRELLKPYDTPLGEPVRALVMTEKLYKEKPDVAQRVIDCFVDSTNKFLADPKFAEKYVVEQMFKGQITSQDYKDAIANSPFTHDITVEHVQTTTDLMVKYGVGKMQRPPKAQDWVKLDLLQKAKAKFDK, encoded by the coding sequence ATGACCCGCTTCCTCGCCCTCGCCGTGGCCGCCCTCACCCTCGCCGGGCCCGCCCGCGCGCAGGACGTCGTCCGCCTCGGCAACCTCAAGTTCGCGCACTACGGCGCGGTCTCGTACATGAAGGACCACTGCGGGAAGTTCGGCCTCAAGGTCGAGGAGATCGTCTTCCCGAAGGGCATCGACATCTTCCCCGCCATCGTGAAGGGCGAGGTGGACCTCGCGGCCAGCGCCGCCGACGCCGCCATCGCGAACCGCGCCGGCGGCGGGCGGATCTACGTGGTCGCCGGCTTCGCCAAGGGCGGCGCGCGGCTCGTCGCCGCGACGGACGCGCCCATCAAGTCGGTGGCCGATCTGAAGGGCAAGAAGGTCGGCGTCGCCCGCGGCGGCGCCCAGGAGCTCCTGCTCCTCGCCGAGCTCGCGAAGCACGGGCTCACCTGGTCGGACAAGCCGGGCAAGGACGTCCTGCTCGTCTACCTGCCCTTCGCCGACCTCAACCAGGCCCTCATGCAGAAGCAGGTGGACGCGATGTGCCAGTCCGAGCCCCAGTCGTCGCAGGCCATCAACAAGGGCTTCGGGCGGGAGCTCCTGAAGCCCTACGACACGCCGCTCGGCGAGCCGGTGCGGGCGCTCGTGATGACCGAGAAGCTCTACAAGGAGAAGCCGGACGTCGCCCAGCGCGTGATCGACTGCTTCGTGGACTCGACGAACAAGTTCCTCGCCGATCCCAAGTTCGCCGAGAAGTACGTGGTCGAGCAGATGTTCAAGGGGCAGATCACGAGCCAGGACTACAAGGACGCGATCGCGAACTCGCCCTTCACGCACGACATCACGGTGGAGCACGTCCAGACGACCACCGACCTCATGGTGAAGTACGGCGTCGGCAAGATGCAGCGGCCGCCGAAGGCGCAGGACTGGGTGAAGCTCGATCTGCTCCAGAAGGCGAAGGCGAAGTTCGACAAGTGA
- a CDS encoding ABC transporter permease — translation MTLRSQAIRLARQLLVPAIVIAAWEGISRAGWVSPIVLPAPSQVLLRWIDYARPLAPYDPAEGSRLAWIFSGELPHDALASLIRVAGGFALGAVLALPLGLLMGAKPMVYELMNPLVQILRPIPPIAYIPLAILWFGLGNPPAFFLISLGAFFPILMNTIAGVRNVDAIYLRAAKNLGASEWTLFWRIMIPAAMPYILAGVRIGIGVAFIVVIVAEMIAVNSGLGYRILEAREYFWSDKVIAGMISIGLAGLGIDFFMNRLNGWLLRWHRGMEG, via the coding sequence GTGACCCTGCGCTCCCAGGCCATCCGGCTCGCGCGCCAGCTCCTCGTCCCGGCGATCGTGATCGCCGCGTGGGAGGGGATCTCGCGCGCGGGCTGGGTCTCCCCCATCGTCCTGCCCGCCCCGTCCCAGGTGCTGCTGCGCTGGATCGACTACGCGCGCCCCCTCGCGCCCTACGATCCGGCGGAGGGGAGCCGGCTCGCCTGGATCTTCTCCGGCGAGCTGCCGCACGACGCCCTCGCGAGCCTCATCCGCGTCGCGGGCGGCTTCGCGCTCGGCGCCGTGCTGGCGCTCCCGCTCGGCCTGCTCATGGGCGCGAAGCCCATGGTCTACGAGCTCATGAACCCGCTCGTGCAGATCCTCCGGCCGATCCCGCCCATCGCCTACATCCCGCTCGCCATCCTCTGGTTCGGCCTCGGGAACCCGCCCGCGTTCTTCCTCATCTCGCTCGGCGCCTTCTTCCCCATCCTCATGAACACCATCGCCGGCGTCCGGAACGTGGACGCCATCTACCTGCGCGCGGCGAAGAACCTCGGCGCCTCCGAGTGGACGCTGTTCTGGCGGATCATGATCCCGGCGGCGATGCCGTACATCCTGGCCGGGGTCCGGATCGGCATCGGGGTCGCGTTCATCGTGGTCATCGTGGCCGAGATGATCGCGGTGAACTCCGGGCTCGGGTACCGCATCCTCGAGGCGCGCGAGTACTTCTGGTCGGACAAGGTGATCGCCGGGATGATCAGCATCGGCCTCGCCGGGCTCGGGATCGACTTCTTCATGAACCGCCTCAACGGCTGGCTGCTGCGCTGGCACCGCGGGATGGAGGGATGA